From the Leptospira inadai serovar Lyme str. 10 genome, the window CTCTTCCTCTTTAAAGCGACGAATAACGTCTTCATTAAATTCGAAACGTTCCAATCGAGTTGGATCGCCTGTGTTTGAAAAATTCGAGGGTTGATTCATTCTTCTCCCGCTTATCACCTTAGGACTATATTGACGGCAATCGGAAAAGCGACCTGAGTATATCAAGACCCGCTAATATCACTAGGAAATAAGAAGGGTATCGCTTAGAGCAAGAATAAATTTCCGATTAAGCGAAATGGGCTTTAAGAAATGGGAGCTTTAGCGGTTTCGTCGGTATCGGTCGTGGCCGACTTAGGAGATAAGAAATCGCGGGCTTTCTTATCCAAGAAATCGAAAAACTCTTCGTCGATTTCCGGATCCACCAGATAAATGATCCGTCTTGGGTCCGCGTTGCGTTCTAGATTAAAGATCGCCTTACGTCTGTCTAAATTCAGGCTCGCTTTCTCGAAGCCAGAAATCCTGATCTTTCCGTTATTTGCAAAAGTCGGTTTTATAGTTCCGATTCGCTCCAACATAGGACGGATAGAATTTTTAAAAGACTCTCTAATGACGCAAACTTCAAAGAAAACTTTTCGATTCGAATCTTGGGATGCAACTATGACGTAATCGCCCGTTTTCAGAAACGGTTGGTTTTCGCTGAGCGAAAGCCCCACATGATCGTAGAAGTCTTTTAGAGTTTTTTCGTTGTACGCAAAGAAACTATTGTTTAAGATCAATTTTAAGGCCTTAACCGCATCCATCGGATTTCTCCAAGGCTGAGCAGTGGTTAACGAGGCAAATTCCCCGGCGATCGAAAGCGTACCGATATCGTCGTAGCTAAGCGCATTCGTCAAAATTATCTTAACTTGTTTTTGAATATCGCTGACTAGCAGATTCTTTCTATAGTCATCCTTATATTTTTCCCGATACCCTTGGAGTTTTTGTACGAGTAGTTTCGTCTGCGGATAATTATTATTCAACCCTTCACCCTTGTGAGGACGGTGATGATTCAAAACGATCGTTTTCACCGAATCCTCCACCTCGGGAATATTCGCTATCATCAAATAACTGATAATAGGATGGTTTTTAATGTATTCCAGCTCCTCCGCTTTTAAGTTTGCATGGGTAGGAATTTTCATCTGAGTGTAACCGATGTCTGCAAGATAGGACGCCATCATTAAATTCATTTGCTCGGCTTTCTTGATATCCATATCGGCCTTTGTAAAAGCTTTAGCGGTCCTGACTTTCATCGCCATCGCTATCACGGTTCTTTTAGTAAGAACCTCCGAATCCACCGGTGCACCTACGTTGGACATGACCTCAAGGATGTTTACGAGACCGGTTTCCATATTAGGAGAAGATTTAAAATCTTCTAATATGGAATCGATGGATTTTCCGACGTCTTTTACGTGTGAGCCGGATAACGGATACTTTTTAATCTCTTGCAGAAGGTCGGAAGCGCCCTTCGTCAAATTAACGGTGAGTTCCGGATCGATTAACTTGTCAAAGGAAGGGTCTAAAGAGGAATTTCTTCTGCCGGAGCCGGGACGTATTTTGGCGATTTCCGCGGCTAAAAAATAGATGCCTTGTTTTTCGAATTTTTGAAGGCGATTGATATCGTCTCCCGAAGCCATATCCTTTCTGTGGATCAGGATTTGTCCGTTCTTGTTATAAAAGTCTACCGGGATAATCCTATTTTCGCGGAAATGCTGGATTACCTCTTCGGTAAAATCGAATTTCTGTAGATCCTTGGACGCGTCCATCTTCCGGGCAAAAAACTCCTATTTACTAGTATCGGTTTTTAGTTCGTCAAAATACGCTTCAAGACTCTTCCAAAAGGCGCAGATCGGTCAGAAATTAAAAAAAACTAAATTCCGGAAAATGGAGGAAATGATCGCAAACTCCCACTTGAAAATACCGCTTAGTTATAGTATCTGAGACGGGCTATCTTTCGTCTATCAAACTTGGTTTAAACTACTTTGGAGAATATATCTTCGAACCCGCTCTTCA encodes:
- a CDS encoding HD-GYP domain-containing protein, whose product is MDASKDLQKFDFTEEVIQHFRENRIIPVDFYNKNGQILIHRKDMASGDDINRLQKFEKQGIYFLAAEIAKIRPGSGRRNSSLDPSFDKLIDPELTVNLTKGASDLLQEIKKYPLSGSHVKDVGKSIDSILEDFKSSPNMETGLVNILEVMSNVGAPVDSEVLTKRTVIAMAMKVRTAKAFTKADMDIKKAEQMNLMMASYLADIGYTQMKIPTHANLKAEELEYIKNHPIISYLMIANIPEVEDSVKTIVLNHHRPHKGEGLNNNYPQTKLLVQKLQGYREKYKDDYRKNLLVSDIQKQVKIILTNALSYDDIGTLSIAGEFASLTTAQPWRNPMDAVKALKLILNNSFFAYNEKTLKDFYDHVGLSLSENQPFLKTGDYVIVASQDSNRKVFFEVCVIRESFKNSIRPMLERIGTIKPTFANNGKIRISGFEKASLNLDRRKAIFNLERNADPRRIIYLVDPEIDEEFFDFLDKKARDFLSPKSATTDTDETAKAPIS